A genomic segment from Pistricoccus aurantiacus encodes:
- a CDS encoding ABC transporter permease, which translates to MSPGMDRAGRLDDRPGGLHIAGDWTLAHYAKLRNQVDAFKAQAGKNAVLNIDLGGLNTLDTAGAALLVELLGAENLARLTREAPGLPPARQALLDTVIRAMAEPLTPESHAPSPLVAFLARTGEGVEAFLRQQRLLLGFIGLILSSLITTLWRPGRWRITALVAQIHQTGLNAVGIVALLTFLVGAVVAFLGATVLQNFGATIYTVDLIAFSFLREFGVLLAAILLAGRTASAFTAQIGSMKANEEIDALRALGLSTVELLVLPRVLALLVTLPILAFIGMLSGIVGGALVCLLVLDISALQFVTILQGVPLKHFLVGLSKAPVFAFFIAAIGCLEGFKVSGSAQSVGEHTTSSVVQSIFMVILLDAIAALFFMEMGW; encoded by the coding sequence ATGAGCCCAGGCATGGATCGGGCCGGTCGTCTCGATGACCGGCCTGGCGGCTTGCATATCGCCGGTGACTGGACCCTGGCGCACTACGCGAAACTCCGGAACCAGGTCGATGCGTTCAAGGCGCAGGCCGGAAAAAACGCTGTCCTGAATATCGATCTTGGCGGATTGAATACCCTGGATACCGCCGGCGCAGCCCTGCTGGTGGAGTTGCTGGGTGCGGAGAATCTGGCCAGGCTGACCCGGGAGGCGCCGGGCTTGCCCCCGGCACGCCAGGCGCTGCTCGATACGGTGATCCGTGCCATGGCGGAGCCGCTGACGCCGGAAAGCCATGCGCCATCACCGCTTGTCGCTTTTCTGGCCCGTACCGGCGAGGGAGTCGAGGCGTTCTTGCGGCAACAGCGTTTATTGCTGGGTTTTATCGGCCTAATCCTGAGCTCGCTGATTACCACACTCTGGCGCCCCGGCCGCTGGCGGATAACCGCGCTGGTGGCGCAAATTCATCAGACCGGCCTCAACGCCGTCGGCATCGTCGCCCTGCTGACCTTTCTGGTCGGTGCGGTGGTGGCCTTTCTGGGGGCCACGGTGTTACAAAACTTCGGTGCGACGATCTACACCGTCGACCTCATCGCCTTTTCGTTCCTGCGGGAGTTCGGCGTGCTGCTGGCCGCCATTCTGCTTGCCGGACGCACCGCCAGCGCCTTCACCGCCCAGATCGGCTCGATGAAGGCCAACGAGGAAATCGACGCCCTGCGTGCCCTGGGATTGAGCACCGTCGAGCTGCTGGTGCTTCCCCGGGTGCTGGCACTCCTGGTGACCCTGCCGATTCTGGCCTTTATCGGCATGCTCAGCGGCATTGTCGGCGGCGCGCTGGTATGTCTTCTGGTGCTGGATATTTCCGCATTGCAGTTTGTCACCATCCTGCAGGGGGTGCCTCTCAAACACTTCCTCGTCGGCCTTTCCAAGGCGCCGGTCTTCGCCTTCTTCATCGCGGCCATCGGCTGTCTGGAAGGCTTCAAGGTCAGCGGCAGCGCCCAGTCCGTGGGAGAACACACCACCTCAAGCGTGGTGCAGTCCATCTTCATGGTGATTCTGCTTGACGCCATCGCCGCGCTGTTTTTCATGGAAATGGGATGGTGA
- a CDS encoding DUF3141 domain-containing protein, giving the protein MNPRSNLPAPPTAGDWLEYLQDASERSLLLWDTLRQRADTLLAHEQAGSPPLLDFDYEILMDGAGLDTPVNYSLLRILPGENQPIDETLAPVILIDPRGGHGPGIAGFQQDSQIGESLRAGHPTYFIAFGYSPAPGQTLTDAAMAQIRFIELVTARHPKAGKPVIIANCQAGWALMGLACARPELPGLIILNGSPLTYRVGKGRSSMSYTSGLLGGNWITQLGSDLGNGRFDGAWMVNNYENHNPSEAFWTKPYRLFANIDSETTRFLDAERWWGSPSLFNAREIDAIFDGLFIGNRLIGTEGSGADLLDLRAIEAPIVVFCSDGDTITPPRQALGWIGDLYPDDRALQTAGRTIVYLKHGSIDHLGIFVSGKVARREHRQLIRSIDDIKALPPGRFELIIEDIRAGDAVERRVRFEARSIADILAVDTQDGRDEEREFIAADRVSELTSHLYGSMVRPWLSRAISEPMAETLRQTHPFRLRRRVWASHNPFLWWLPAAAEQTRRTRHPARPDNPLLAWQELTSRNIANALDSWGEIRSAGDKLAFHAFYDYLSMFNDTRSTPATKSSPTAKGHDETR; this is encoded by the coding sequence ATGAATCCACGAAGCAACCTTCCAGCACCTCCAACAGCCGGCGACTGGCTCGAGTACCTTCAGGATGCAAGCGAACGCAGTCTGCTGCTCTGGGATACCCTGCGCCAACGGGCAGACACACTCCTGGCCCATGAGCAAGCTGGATCGCCACCGCTACTCGATTTCGATTACGAAATCCTGATGGATGGCGCCGGCCTGGATACGCCGGTCAACTATTCGCTGCTGCGCATCCTGCCCGGCGAGAACCAACCCATTGACGAGACGCTGGCGCCGGTTATCCTCATCGATCCTCGTGGCGGCCATGGCCCGGGAATCGCCGGGTTCCAGCAGGACTCGCAAATCGGCGAGAGCCTGCGCGCCGGCCATCCGACCTACTTCATCGCTTTCGGCTACTCTCCGGCACCCGGCCAGACTCTGACCGACGCGGCGATGGCCCAGATACGCTTTATCGAACTCGTCACCGCGCGGCATCCGAAAGCGGGCAAGCCGGTGATCATTGCCAACTGCCAGGCGGGCTGGGCCTTGATGGGACTCGCTTGCGCCCGTCCGGAACTGCCGGGACTGATCATACTCAACGGCTCCCCACTGACCTATCGAGTCGGCAAGGGGCGAAGCTCGATGAGCTATACCAGCGGTTTGCTGGGAGGCAACTGGATCACCCAGCTAGGCAGCGATCTTGGTAACGGTCGCTTCGACGGGGCCTGGATGGTCAACAATTATGAAAACCACAATCCCTCCGAAGCCTTCTGGACCAAGCCATACAGGCTTTTCGCCAATATCGACAGCGAAACGACCCGCTTCCTCGACGCCGAGCGCTGGTGGGGCAGCCCCAGCCTGTTCAATGCCCGGGAAATCGACGCCATCTTCGATGGGCTATTTATCGGCAATCGCCTGATCGGTACCGAGGGCAGCGGCGCCGATCTCCTCGACTTGCGTGCCATCGAAGCGCCGATAGTAGTGTTCTGCTCGGACGGTGACACCATCACGCCGCCCCGGCAGGCACTGGGCTGGATCGGTGATCTCTATCCGGACGATCGCGCGCTGCAAACCGCCGGACGCACCATCGTCTATCTCAAGCATGGCAGTATCGATCATCTGGGCATCTTCGTTTCCGGCAAGGTAGCGCGTCGCGAGCATCGGCAGCTGATCAGGTCCATCGACGACATCAAGGCACTGCCGCCGGGGCGCTTTGAACTGATCATCGAGGATATCCGCGCCGGCGACGCGGTCGAGCGTCGAGTACGTTTCGAAGCCCGTAGCATCGCCGATATCCTGGCGGTTGATACACAGGACGGCCGAGACGAAGAGCGGGAGTTTATCGCAGCCGATCGCGTCTCCGAGCTTACGAGCCACCTTTACGGCTCGATGGTACGACCCTGGCTTTCCCGAGCGATCAGCGAGCCGATGGCGGAGACCCTGCGTCAGACGCACCCTTTTCGCCTGCGGCGCAGGGTCTGGGCCAGTCATAACCCATTTCTGTGGTGGCTGCCCGCCGCTGCGGAGCAAACCCGTCGCACGCGACATCCAGCGCGGCCGGACAATCCGCTGCTGGCCTGGCAGGAGCTGACGTCTCGCAATATTGCGAACGCCCTGGACAGCTGGGGTGAGATACGCAGCGCCGGGGATAAACTCGCCTTTCATGCTTTCTACGATTATCTGAGCATGTTCAACGACACCAGGTCCACTCCCGCCACCAAGTCATCCCCCACTGCCAAGGGGCATGACGAAACCCGATAG
- a CDS encoding DUF3141 domain-containing protein — protein sequence MDRQDDVSHYSADREAVRQLIDNLTGLRQLHRHNLLGNLQERQQDIMEPVIEGELKIPSPGDWLDYLVDAGERSLLFWDTLQKRADNTLAHEQAGSPPLLKFDYEVLLDGADLEIPVNYSLLRILPDRDQPIDANLPVNDSLAPVIVIDPRGGHGAGIGGFKQDSEIGESLRAGHPTYFIAFDYSPEPGQTMIDVAMAQMRFIERVTARHPKAGKPVVIGNCQAGWALMGLAAARPELPGLVIVNGAPLAYWAGENGSNPMRYAGGLMGGAWATRLASDLGNGRFDGAWLVSNFEDLNPSHTLWSKGYQLYANIDSEAPRFLDFERWWGSPNLFNAEEIEAIVDDLFIGNRLAGATSGSGNLLDLRAVEAPVVVFCSYGDNITPPQQALDWIADLYPDDLALQSAGRTIVYLKHASTGHLGIFVSGRVARREHRQMINAIDEIKALPPGLYELIIDKSPDGDAAEYQVHFESRGIADIRALDSDEHDEDWEFIEVDRVSEVTSNLYGWMVRPWLSRAINEPMAEALRKTHPFRLKRSLWGSQNPFLWWLPGAAEQARETRHPVSPQNPLLAWQDLASRNIVNTLDTWRDIRDASNETMFHAIYGYLSLLSGTTRSPTEIRRDESEERERIERLKDALPEGGELEASLRVLLLFAKAEGKLSKSVLETVVQGYRKAATHLPDLATIREITRQQNLLVFAYPEESLQQLPNLVPDEETRQRILDTIPRIEPAWCNGEGDTGKLWRQLQELFEQPSQDSASKGSVSKGKVSKAT from the coding sequence ATGGATCGACAAGACGACGTCAGTCATTATTCGGCGGACCGCGAAGCCGTTCGTCAGCTGATCGATAACCTCACCGGGCTGCGTCAACTGCATCGACACAATCTGCTTGGCAACCTGCAGGAGCGCCAGCAGGATATCATGGAGCCCGTGATCGAAGGCGAGCTGAAAATCCCCAGCCCCGGCGACTGGCTTGACTACCTGGTGGATGCGGGAGAACGCAGCCTGCTGTTCTGGGATACCCTCCAAAAGCGCGCGGACAATACCCTGGCTCACGAGCAGGCCGGCTCGCCGCCGCTGCTCAAGTTCGATTACGAAGTGCTGCTGGACGGCGCCGATCTCGAGATTCCGGTCAACTATTCCCTGCTGCGTATTCTGCCGGACCGGGATCAGCCCATCGACGCGAACTTGCCTGTCAACGATAGTCTGGCGCCGGTGATCGTCATCGACCCGCGGGGCGGCCACGGCGCCGGCATCGGCGGCTTCAAGCAGGATTCGGAAATCGGCGAAAGCCTGCGCGCCGGGCATCCCACCTACTTCATCGCCTTCGACTATTCACCGGAACCCGGCCAGACCATGATCGATGTGGCGATGGCGCAGATGCGCTTTATCGAACGGGTGACCGCGCGGCACCCGAAGGCCGGCAAACCGGTGGTCATCGGCAACTGTCAGGCGGGCTGGGCCTTGATGGGGCTTGCCGCCGCCCGCCCGGAGCTGCCGGGACTGGTCATCGTCAACGGTGCACCGCTGGCCTACTGGGCCGGCGAAAACGGCAGCAATCCGATGCGTTACGCCGGTGGCCTGATGGGCGGCGCCTGGGCCACCCGGCTAGCCAGCGATCTGGGTAACGGGCGCTTCGACGGTGCCTGGCTGGTCAGCAATTTCGAGGATCTCAACCCTTCTCATACCCTGTGGTCCAAGGGCTACCAGCTTTATGCGAATATCGACAGCGAAGCGCCTCGCTTTCTCGATTTCGAGCGCTGGTGGGGAAGCCCCAACCTGTTCAATGCGGAGGAAATCGAAGCTATAGTCGATGATCTGTTCATCGGCAATCGGCTGGCCGGCGCCACCAGCGGCAGCGGTAACCTGCTTGATCTGCGCGCTGTGGAGGCGCCAGTGGTGGTGTTCTGCTCCTACGGCGACAACATCACCCCGCCCCAGCAGGCGCTGGACTGGATCGCCGATCTCTACCCGGACGATCTTGCCCTGCAGAGCGCCGGGCGCACCATCGTCTATCTCAAGCACGCCAGCACCGGGCACCTGGGCATCTTCGTTTCCGGCAGGGTGGCGCGTCGCGAGCATCGCCAGATGATCAATGCCATCGACGAGATCAAGGCGCTGCCGCCGGGACTCTATGAGCTGATCATCGATAAAAGCCCTGATGGCGATGCCGCCGAGTACCAGGTGCATTTTGAATCTCGTGGCATTGCGGATATCCGAGCCCTCGACTCGGACGAACACGACGAGGACTGGGAATTCATCGAAGTCGATCGCGTCTCCGAGGTCACCAGCAATCTTTACGGCTGGATGGTACGCCCCTGGCTCAGTCGGGCAATCAACGAGCCCATGGCGGAGGCGCTGCGCAAGACCCATCCGTTTCGTCTCAAGCGCAGTCTCTGGGGCAGCCAGAATCCATTTCTCTGGTGGCTGCCCGGCGCCGCGGAGCAGGCGCGGGAAACTCGCCATCCTGTTAGCCCACAAAACCCGCTGCTGGCCTGGCAGGACTTGGCGTCACGCAATATCGTCAATACGTTGGATACCTGGCGGGATATCCGTGATGCCAGCAACGAGACCATGTTTCATGCGATCTACGGCTATCTGAGCCTGCTCAGTGGCACCACCCGCTCGCCCACGGAAATACGTCGCGACGAAAGCGAGGAACGCGAACGCATCGAGCGGCTCAAGGACGCCTTGCCGGAAGGCGGCGAACTGGAAGCAAGTCTGCGGGTGCTGCTGCTGTTCGCCAAGGCGGAGGGCAAGCTTTCCAAGTCCGTACTGGAGACCGTCGTTCAGGGCTATCGCAAGGCGGCGACGCATCTTCCGGATCTCGCGACGATCCGCGAGATCACCCGCCAGCAGAATCTGCTGGTCTTCGCCTATCCGGAGGAAAGCCTGCAGCAGCTGCCGAATCTGGTACCGGACGAAGAGACCCGGCAGCGCATACTCGACACCATCCCCAGGATCGAGCCGGCCTGGTGCAACGGCGAGGGTGATACCGGAAAGCTATGGCGTCAGTTACAGGAGCTGTTCGAGCAGCCGTCGCAAGACAGCGCATCGAAAGGTAGCGTATCGAAAGGCAAAGTATCGAAAGCAACATGA